Proteins from a genomic interval of Paenibacillus sp. FSL R5-0623:
- a CDS encoding IS3 family transposase (programmed frameshift), which translates to MPKQQRRTFTTEFKKQMVQLFENGKSRAAIVEEYDLTASALDRWIKQSQATGSFKEKDNRSPEENELMAMRKELQRLRMENDIFKASRADHGTKVTIIQNNRDKYSVSAMCNVLEIAKSTFYHEAKEKPNEDELTEAIVEIFHKNRKVYGTRKIKAKLQERGLIVSRRRIGRIMQEQSLVSTYTVAQFKPHKTAYNEEETVNELGREFNQTEAKRFVVSDLTYVKVGHRWHYICVLMDLFNREIIGHSAGPHKDAALVSRAFATVEGDLSQIQWFHTDRGSEFKNHVMDQLLGTFGIGRSLSKKGCPYDNAVAEATYKVMKTEFIYQMEFRNLRHLELELYDYVNWFNRHRVHGSLGYLTPVQYRQEALKKVV; encoded by the exons ATGCCTAAACAACAACGACGCACATTCACAACCGAGTTCAAAAAACAAATGGTGCAACTCTTTGAAAACGGCAAATCCAGAGCTGCAATTGTGGAGGAATACGACCTCACTGCTTCGGCTCTAGACCGCTGGATCAAGCAATCGCAGGCAACGGGCTCTTTCAAAGAGAAAGACAACCGTTCACCTGAAGAAAACGAATTAATGGCTATGCGTAAAGAACTCCAACGTTTACGGATGGAGAACGACATTT TTAAAGCAAGCCGCGCTGATCATGGGACGAAAGTAACTATCATCCAGAATAACCGTGATAAATACTCAGTATCAGCAATGTGTAACGTCCTCGAAATCGCCAAAAGCACCTTCTATCATGAAGCGAAGGAAAAGCCAAATGAAGATGAGCTCACGGAAGCTATTGTGGAGATATTCCACAAAAATCGAAAAGTCTATGGTACACGAAAGATAAAAGCCAAGCTTCAGGAACGAGGACTCATCGTATCTAGACGTCGCATTGGTCGAATCATGCAAGAGCAGAGTCTCGTCTCCACGTACACCGTTGCGCAATTTAAGCCTCATAAAACGGCCTATAATGAGGAGGAAACAGTGAATGAACTGGGTCGGGAGTTTAATCAGACGGAAGCAAAGCGCTTCGTGGTCAGCGATCTCACGTATGTGAAGGTCGGTCATCGGTGGCATTACATTTGTGTGCTCATGGACCTGTTCAATCGAGAAATTATTGGCCACAGTGCAGGTCCACATAAGGACGCTGCTCTGGTTTCGCGTGCCTTTGCAACGGTAGAAGGCGACTTGAGCCAAATCCAGTGGTTTCATACGGATCGTGGGAGTGAGTTTAAGAACCACGTGATGGACCAGCTTCTAGGCACGTTTGGTATTGGTCGATCACTCAGCAAGAAAGGATGTCCCTACGATAACGCTGTGGCCGAAGCCACCTACAAGGTCATGAAAACGGAGTTTATTTACCAAATGGAATTCCGAAACCTCCGTCATTTGGAATTGGAATTATACGACTACGTTAACTGGTTTAACAGGCACAGAGTTCATGGATCACTGGGGTATTTGACGCCTGTTCAGTATCGCCAAGAAGCCCTTAAAAAAGTTGTCTGA
- a CDS encoding WXG100 family type VII secretion target, producing the protein MSTIKVTPEQLHHVSNQVDQARQQLESIRNDLTRQIMFVQMMWMGATQERFYYEFEQSRPILDKALESMVNTSKELKDIATRFQDADAQKVTLGGAFGAVGAAAMMTKSSGDSGSGDKGYRMAQINMFGKWVWMPVNENGVADQAALQAYQRDQGNLDFNRMQAVNVEPPGEDIFALQIKAFEMGIHPTTGEPVSDKYAQMMVTSLKFSQIFMAIQMVRGSMPGRSGPFKTSSSGLASKIQNNIKKAESRVENTQTDNSLGATPKTVISSEMESKILEGQRKVPKNILIGGHSPNINNSNNSYAVEVVRSNPDGTKYVLFTKQFEDGNISKLKHSTLFPNSWSEDKIIGSIKDVGDTPAISSRIRDRATWHREKVDGVEVDVIKNGDEVSSAYPTGDVNAPQPAGF; encoded by the coding sequence ATGAGTACAATAAAAGTTACCCCTGAACAACTACATCACGTATCGAATCAGGTGGATCAAGCCAGACAACAGTTAGAGAGTATACGAAATGATCTGACGAGACAGATCATGTTTGTTCAGATGATGTGGATGGGCGCAACGCAGGAGCGATTTTACTATGAGTTCGAGCAGTCACGACCTATACTGGATAAAGCGCTTGAGAGTATGGTGAACACATCGAAGGAATTGAAGGATATCGCCACGCGTTTCCAAGATGCAGATGCTCAGAAGGTAACTCTGGGTGGTGCGTTTGGAGCAGTCGGCGCCGCAGCCATGATGACCAAATCATCAGGTGATTCAGGTTCGGGTGACAAGGGCTATCGGATGGCGCAAATCAATATGTTCGGTAAGTGGGTATGGATGCCTGTCAACGAGAATGGTGTTGCAGATCAGGCTGCTCTTCAGGCTTATCAGAGGGATCAGGGAAATCTGGACTTTAATCGCATGCAAGCTGTGAACGTTGAACCGCCTGGGGAAGATATTTTTGCGTTACAGATCAAGGCGTTTGAGATGGGGATTCATCCTACAACAGGAGAGCCTGTATCAGATAAGTATGCTCAGATGATGGTGACCTCTCTGAAGTTTAGTCAGATATTCATGGCGATTCAGATGGTTCGTGGAAGTATGCCGGGACGTTCAGGACCATTTAAAACGTCGTCATCTGGTTTGGCATCTAAGATTCAGAATAATATAAAGAAAGCTGAATCCAGAGTTGAGAATACTCAGACCGATAACAGCTTGGGAGCGACTCCAAAAACTGTTATCAGTTCAGAAATGGAATCTAAAATATTGGAAGGGCAGCGAAAAGTCCCGAAAAATATTTTGATAGGTGGGCACTCACCCAATATAAACAATAGCAACAATAGTTATGCTGTAGAAGTAGTAAGAAGTAATCCGGATGGAACTAAGTATGTTCTCTTTACTAAACAATTCGAAGATGGAAATATTTCTAAACTTAAGCATAGTACTTTGTTTCCAAATTCGTGGAGTGAAGATAAGATTATTGGAAGTATAAAAGATGTTGGAGATACGCCCGCCATATCATCAAGAATAAGAGATAGGGCTACGTGGCATCGTGAGAAGGTTGATGGTGTAGAAGTTGATGTAATTAAAAATGGGGATGAAGTTAGTAGCGCCTATCCTACAGGTGATGTAAACGCACCCCAACCAGCAGGTTTCTAA
- a CDS encoding diguanylate cyclase: MNPLVWYDLFLFVLLFGVGVYVFATVRITNLHKVYFLFHGLMMLWPFCQFASTLTDDSGLQLFYVTLSFVAVSLLGSGWLLLTIFITGYAERLSAKGTFLLFVPAVIGAIGVVANPWNEFVIPLEGGYIERDYGLWFWVVMTILVSYFLTSLVVLFRAVYSSQTSAMIKKQVRITLWGILVLAVFATIDAILNVVLARWLPIIPGMTSLGIFLSDLFFVYVIKRYNVFDLVSIAHEDVINTIPYGILVLDENEVIVEANKASRSFMDLHVGDSFDMEAFLESVHVVGSCREFVNHYKKKENTLSHIEVIVERDNNIRHYILQSSPIVDSALVPIGHILTFQDVSQERFYVKEMNRQNETLQERNQALDLIRQELSEANLKLEELALTDSLTNCYNRRYLTQHLNHEVITNIQYKTPFSLLLLDIDYFKAINDRYGHVIGDEVLVRTAEAVKQSIRSTDILTRYGGEEFMIYLPHTEHDLANQIAERVRTAVESNHIMVDHEIMQVSITISIGILSFEDFEVVHVPDNPEGYLTQLFAAVDKALYQAKQNGRNRVEFAELEREVI; the protein is encoded by the coding sequence ATTTGCTACGGTTAGAATTACGAACTTACATAAGGTGTACTTTTTATTTCACGGGTTGATGATGCTCTGGCCTTTCTGCCAATTTGCGAGTACGCTCACGGATGATTCCGGTCTGCAATTGTTCTACGTTACCTTATCTTTCGTCGCGGTCTCCTTGCTTGGGAGCGGGTGGCTTCTACTGACGATCTTTATTACCGGTTACGCGGAGCGGTTGAGTGCAAAAGGAACCTTCTTGCTATTTGTTCCTGCGGTGATCGGGGCTATAGGTGTGGTCGCTAATCCATGGAACGAATTCGTCATTCCACTGGAGGGCGGGTACATCGAGCGGGATTACGGCCTTTGGTTCTGGGTTGTGATGACTATTCTAGTGAGCTACTTCTTGACTTCTCTCGTGGTTCTATTCCGGGCGGTGTATTCTTCGCAGACGTCTGCCATGATCAAAAAACAGGTGAGAATCACCCTGTGGGGCATCTTGGTATTGGCTGTGTTTGCAACGATTGATGCGATTCTGAATGTCGTTCTAGCCCGCTGGTTGCCGATCATTCCTGGCATGACTTCGCTGGGGATCTTTTTGTCGGACCTGTTCTTTGTCTATGTGATCAAAAGATACAATGTGTTCGATCTGGTCTCCATCGCCCATGAGGACGTAATCAATACCATTCCATATGGCATCCTGGTACTGGATGAGAATGAAGTCATTGTTGAAGCGAACAAAGCCTCACGATCCTTTATGGATCTGCATGTGGGGGATTCTTTTGATATGGAAGCTTTTCTGGAGTCTGTTCATGTCGTGGGCAGCTGCCGGGAGTTCGTCAATCATTATAAGAAAAAAGAAAATACCCTCTCTCACATTGAAGTGATCGTGGAGCGGGACAACAATATCCGGCACTATATCCTGCAATCGTCTCCGATTGTGGATTCGGCTCTTGTGCCGATCGGTCATATCCTTACGTTCCAGGACGTCTCGCAGGAGCGCTTCTATGTGAAAGAGATGAATCGCCAGAACGAGACGCTTCAGGAGCGCAATCAGGCGCTAGACCTGATCCGTCAGGAGTTATCCGAGGCCAATCTCAAACTGGAGGAACTCGCGCTGACGGACAGTTTAACCAACTGTTACAACCGTCGTTATCTGACCCAACATCTGAATCACGAGGTCATTACCAATATTCAATACAAAACACCATTTTCACTCCTGCTACTCGATATCGACTACTTCAAAGCGATCAATGATCGCTATGGACATGTCATCGGGGATGAAGTGCTCGTCCGCACGGCGGAAGCTGTCAAACAATCGATTCGCAGCACCGACATCCTGACGCGTTATGGCGGGGAAGAGTTCATGATCTACCTTCCGCATACGGAGCATGATCTGGCGAACCAGATCGCAGAGCGTGTGAGAACAGCTGTGGAGTCCAACCATATCATGGTGGATCACGAGATTATGCAGGTGTCGATTACGATAAGTATTGGGATTCTTTCCTTTGAGGACTTTGAAGTTGTGCATGTGCCGGACAATCCGGAGGGGTATTTGACTCAACTGTTCGCTGCGGTGGATAAGGCATTGTATCAGGCGAAGCAGAATGGGCGGAACAGAGTGGAGTTTGCGGAGTTGGAGCGGGAAGTTATTTGA
- a CDS encoding helix-turn-helix transcriptional regulator encodes MSLPEDVGNRIRELRKAKGWTQEQLAEAAGLHYSYIGGVERGDRNISLETLEKIINGLQVTAEEIFKFKEDSEYKKALDEHITLISGKSTDTIVSLTKISKEFLNAIEKSYKNSE; translated from the coding sequence ATGAGTTTACCAGAGGACGTAGGAAATCGAATACGTGAGTTAAGGAAGGCAAAAGGCTGGACTCAGGAACAACTGGCGGAAGCAGCAGGTCTTCATTACAGCTATATTGGTGGAGTTGAACGGGGAGATCGTAACATTTCTTTGGAGACTCTTGAGAAAATAATCAATGGATTGCAGGTCACTGCTGAAGAAATCTTTAAATTCAAAGAAGACTCTGAGTACAAAAAAGCCTTGGATGAACATATAACTTTAATAAGCGGCAAAAGTACAGATACAATCGTATCATTGACCAAAATTAGCAAAGAATTTTTAAATGCTATCGAAAAATCATATAAAAATTCCGAATAA
- a CDS encoding DNA-binding protein, which yields MRKSILKSLKPDIIVEMLEMAVAFENWNKVMERADMLYQCVQSIHEERQEYRSEGVLARHIHIERPLVYYYGFSHLMRGMAHQKLGQVDQARACIDQYAELGWLEDLDEVGMLVVQEFRHKALVNRYALEIEAGQVELLEEFVNFLLEHPEERLAGLKVITEAAVRHRWQIDRVLDMFEDQMLGDGTEMNSLNNDDMYHYCYQRSLYEQWMGRPQEALEFILQAIRLGDKLGMDRYFIRCTALLESLREEATAEQIGRYRVILESVGC from the coding sequence TTGCGGAAATCTATCCTAAAATCACTCAAACCGGACATCATTGTTGAAATGTTGGAGATGGCTGTGGCTTTTGAAAATTGGAACAAGGTAATGGAGAGGGCGGACATGTTATATCAATGTGTTCAGTCTATCCATGAAGAGCGGCAGGAGTATCGGTCAGAGGGAGTGCTTGCACGACATATACACATCGAGCGGCCCTTGGTCTACTATTACGGGTTCAGTCACTTAATGCGGGGTATGGCTCACCAGAAGTTGGGACAGGTAGATCAGGCGAGGGCATGTATCGATCAATATGCAGAACTGGGATGGTTGGAGGATCTGGATGAGGTAGGTATGCTGGTGGTACAGGAGTTCAGACATAAGGCACTGGTGAATCGATATGCTCTTGAGATCGAAGCTGGGCAGGTGGAACTGCTGGAGGAGTTTGTGAACTTTTTGCTTGAGCATCCGGAGGAACGGTTGGCAGGTCTGAAGGTGATTACGGAGGCAGCAGTGCGGCATAGGTGGCAGATTGATCGAGTTTTAGATATGTTTGAGGATCAGATGCTGGGCGATGGCACAGAAATGAATTCTTTAAACAACGATGATATGTACCATTACTGTTATCAGCGGTCTTTGTATGAACAGTGGATGGGAAGACCACAGGAGGCATTGGAGTTCATTTTGCAGGCAATCAGGTTAGGGGATAAACTAGGGATGGATCGGTATTTTATAAGGTGCACGGCATTGTTGGAATCATTGCGGGAAGAGGCGACAGCGGAGCAGATTGGACGGTATCGAGTGATTTTAGAGAGTGTTGGTTGTTGA